Within Vidua macroura isolate BioBank_ID:100142 chromosome 11, ASM2450914v1, whole genome shotgun sequence, the genomic segment CAAAGGAGGAAAATAGGCTTTAACCTTGCTGCCTGGGGATCTTGCCCACAGTAAGCTCATGCAGTCACTTGAACAAGCCCAACCACAACCCTTCATGTCTCTGGCTCCTGGGGAAAGCACAGTCCTTGTGTGGGCAAGTTCATATGGGGCCAGAGTGCCTGTGCTGTGTTACAGAGCGTCTGGGAGCAAGCAAGCAAAGTCTGCTTGCTGTCTGTCCTCTGCTGAAGGGCCCTGTGGGGGAGTAGATGAAGCTGTGTAGAAGAATGGTCATCTGCCCTCTCTCTTCCAGGCTTACCTGGAGTCTTTCTACAAGTTCTGCAAGACACTGGGAGGTACCACGGCAGATGCCATGTGCCCAATCCTGGAGGTAGGTCTGGAAACTTCCATAGCTGGATGGTATAACAGTGATGGTCATCACTCCCTGCTCAGGCCCAGCTTGTTCAGCATTCTCCAGTTAGTGTTCAGCATCCCCATGCCTGCTTGACCTGCTCACTGGTAGACCTGGGGAACACTGCCTGGGCATGACTTTTGTTCCCCAAGTAGTGATACATTTGTTGCCTCTGTGGCAACATCTTCATCCTCTCACGTGGATAACATGTAGGAGAGCTACCAGAGCTGTTTGGGTCACAGCCTGTCTCCATGCCAAAGCTTGCTATAAGATGTGCAGAACTCAGCAACAGTAGGTGAGAGACACTCCTTGACTTGGGCAGGATTTGGCTTGTGCCTGGGATGGGGATTTCCTCACCTGAATGCTCCCCGGGTACTGGGCATACTGGGAGTCTGCACTTGTAGCCTGCCCTAGCTGAGCACTGGAGAGCTGTACACATCCCAGCAGCCTCCTCATGCTGCCCTCTGATGTGACTGtatgcagagcagcactgataTCTGCCAGCCTCTGCATCTCAGCATGAGCCACTCTTTTCCCACAGTTTGAAGCTGACCGGAGGGCCTTCATTATCACCATCAACTCATTTGGTACTGAGCTGTCCAAGGAGGACCGAGCCAAGCTGTTCCCACACTGCGGCAAGCTCTACCCTGAGGGCCTGGCTCAGCTGGCCAGGGCAGATGACTACGAGCAAGTCAAAAACGTTGCTGACTACTACCCTGTGAGTGTTCTGGGGTGAGGGCCATGGGGATTGGTACAAGAACCTGCTCTGGGTTAGAGCTTCTTGGGGATCTGGGGGAATTTGTGCCTTGACAGCTTGGGGAGAGAGGTGCCAGTCTTCTCTGATGCTGTTGGTCCTGTGCTCTGCTTGAGCAGGACTTGGCTTGTCTGAGACGTCGTTGGTTTGTTAGTCATGGCTGTCATTTTAGGGGTGATTGGGAGACAGTGTTCCCTGTCTAAGGGTGTGGGGACTGCCCTTACCACCAAACCCTTGAGGTGCTGAtgtggcagcagtgacagaCTCTCCTTGCCTCATTTGGGAATGGAAATGTGTCTTCAGTGAGAAGTGGTGTTGCCCCACTTCCAGCCTTGAGCTCTGGCTCAGTTCAAGGTGAGATGCTGACCTGGGAGGACGTGTTTGGATTTGTCTGTGTTCAAGCCACTTTGTGCATGGCTGGGGACCTGTTTGGAGTCAGAGAGCTCAGTGTCCCCCTACTGAGCAGCCTGTGTATGTGGGCACAGGGACCTGGCCCAAACACTCCAGTCTGTACGTGGAGGGGGGTCTGTACCTGATGCCCCTTTTCCTGTGGCTCAAAGCAATGATACGTCTTTGAGAAGTGCATATTTTGGAAAAGGGGCAGGACTCTTGGTTTCTCTGTCCTCTAACTTGACAGGGTGGCTGGAGTATCTGTGACACAGGGGGCCCTCAAGTGCTGCTGAGCTTGGGTACAGGGTATATTCTCATGTaatgccttcctgcaggagTACAAGCTGCTGTTTGAAGGGGCTGGCAGCAACCCTGGAGACAAAACCCTTGAAGACAGGTTCTTTGAGCATGAGGTGAGTGAGCCCTAAGATGCTTCATGACATATGCCATTTGCAAAGCTCCAGGTGTCAGGAAGCTGGTCTATGCCCTGTCAGCAACACTGTGGATGAACAGGgtttgggggaaggagaagcatgcttgccctctgctcctgcatGAGAATGGGGGCCTGGCATAGTGCTTGGCCTGTTGTCTCACCCAGACAGATTCTAGCAGTGTAAGGATGCATGTTTGGGCTGTTAATGGATATTTGGTCCATCAGTAGCAAAACCAGAGTGTAATTACATGGAAAATAAGGACTTTTATGGTACCTGAGTTGTAAATATTTCCCTCTTCAAATGTCAGAGTCTGTCCTGAGGCATGTGCTATAGGTTAGATATGTCCCAAGGACCTACAGAGATGCAGAACAGGATACCTGTGCAGAGCCTTCCAGCCTGCAGGGAAGTCATAGGTCCTTCCAAGCAGCTCCATGCTTGCCTTGACCAACTCCTCCTATCTGAGGTGAACAAATGACATGTCCTCCTCTGGGCTTTCCCCAGGTAAAGCTGAACAAGCTGGCCTTCCTCAATCAATTCCACTTTGGAGTCTTTTACGCCTTTGTGAAGCTGAAGGAACAGGAGTGCCGCAACATTGTGTGGATTGCAGAGTGCATCGCCCAGCGACACAGGACCAAGATCGACAACTACATTCCCATCTTCtaactctgctctgctcctgtccaACCCTCCCACCCCTGGAGTCCGGAGGGACCCCTAACTCCCTGAGTTGTCCCTTGCCCAGACTCCAGGGATGTCCCATCTGTGGAACTGGATCAAATGACGAAACTGTACAGTTGCTAGTTAAATTATTCAAAAGCTGGAGTTGTGTGTGCCATGAGATGTCCGGAGGGACCAGTGGTCCAGGCTTAGCCCTGTGCAGCAGGAGGGCCTCCTGTTGTGTATGCAGTAGTCACAGTGTTCCTGTACTAATTGCTGTGTGTGCTTATGCTCATAGAGCTGTGGGGGGCTGCCTCTGAGGGAGTCCCCCTGCTGCAGAGGAATGGGTTAGGTCTGCCATGGCTGAGGGGCCCTCTGTCAGTGCTCTGCACGTCTCCAACTCAGTGTTGTTTCTGTGAGATGTAGTTAGAATGTGGTTTGTAGTGTAGCCCATGCTGCTGTGCAATCCCTGCGTCCCCTTGTAGTGAACCCTGACCTGGGAGAGACCAAGCAACTCTGGCCAGGACTGGAATGGAGCCTGTGGGAATGTGAGGGCAGAGCCAGAGTGCTTGTGGAGCCCAGTCCTCCCACTCTGGCAGTGTTTGCACTCTTGCAGCCTCTCTGTGTCTGCTCTCATCAGAAGCAGGTCTCATCagtctccctgctgcccaggacagggctCCATAAGCTGGCTGAGCTCCTTCCTCAGAGCTGTGGAGACTCACAGCTTGCTGTTTACTGACACAACCATGCAGGAGGCGgggctcctctgggctctgcagatGGTGGTGGACTCCTGCATCCCTCCAGGGTAGACATCCAAGCTTCTTCCCTGCAGAGGATGGATTGGCATTGCCATGGAGCTGTATGGCACAGCTGGCCAGGGGCCATAGCAGCCTTAGTCACCctggtggggacagggatgtccTAGGCCCTGCCTATCGGTGGTCTAGGGTGGGAGCCAAGCCCTGGGCCATGGTGTGGCAGCCCTGCTCTTtgctgctctgtcctggctAGCTCCTTCTTGCACTTGAGTTCTGGGAGATGTGCAATGGCAGCAGACAAGCCTTGCTGGAGGGAAACACACTGGATGCTGCTAGGAGGAAGGATCAATGGAGAGTGGCTCTGTCCCAGCTTGTGCTGTGGTCACCTCTgcagtttgttttcctgtgatCCCCTCCTCTTTACACCAATAAATATCTGCCTACTGCACTGTGCTCTCCTGCTTACTTGGGCacctgctcccacagccccaggtggAGCCTCCATCAGTCACAGGGAATCTGGTAGTTGTGGTAGTGGAGCCTGGTGTGGTTCCTGTGTGAGTTGGGACACTTGTTTCTACCACAGGCATGGTTCTGGTACCACCCCATGAGGCCCAGGGTACTCCCTCCAGCCTAAGCCTCCTGGCTGACCAGTGCATGGTCTGTGGGTACAGCTGGCTGCTGAGCTAAGAGGGTGCAGCCTTATGGGAATGATCCATAAGATTAGGGAGCTGCATGGTTTGTCCCTGGTGCATGGGGCTGTCCACATGGGgcactgtcactgctgccatccttgccccagcagggccaccaactcagagcaaagcaaaagaaagcttttggcatagggctggggaggagcagggggcaGGCACAAATCCCTCCTGGCAGGCTGACCCCTTTTCTGGGAGTACCTGTGGCACCTGCTGCTGCATGCAAGGCTCCTGCCACAGTGCTCGGCGCGGTGCCAGCCATGACCCAGCTTAGCTCTGCTCACAGGCCAGGCATCCCTGAGCAGCATTGCAGCACTGCACTGTGGAAGGAGACAGCCAGAACCTGCTGGAATATCAAGAatggatttatttaaaaagtgacaATCACATAGTTCATCTCATgaagagctctgcagcactggcagcctgGTCTTGGCCCCTGGACTCGTCAGGAGCATGTGGAGTGTGTAATGAGTGGCAGGGAGGCAGCGGCCACAGGGTCCCAGCCCTGACCCAGCCAAGAGGGGATGGAGACAAATAGCTCTGAGAGCAGTAAGGAACGTGGTGGGTAGCTGAGGAGGTACATCCCAGCCTGTGGCGCAGAGCTGCGGAGTCAGGCAGGGATGGGCCTCTTGGAGGGTATACGgttagaaaaaatacaaaaccaaggTCTCTAGAAAATGTTGATTCTTGCACAATAGAAAATAGATCTACctgattttggaaagaaatttggTTTTTAACGTCTAGTGCTGATTGTTCCCCCACGGTGCAGGAGGGCGGTGCCTTTGGCTTTGCACGCGCTCAGGGGCCGGTGTGCCTGGAAAGCCCGGGAGAAGGGCCTGTGCAGGCCGAGGTCAGGCCTTCTTCACATCGTTGTGGTGCTCTCGCCGCAGGGCTCGGGGCAGCTTGGGGTTGATGAAGAATCCTTTCAAGAACAAGTCTCGGACAAAATAGGGCAGGTAGCGGTGTATGAAATACATGATCCCAAGGCCCTGCCCTGGGTAGTAGCGCACGGCTGGGTTGGCAGCCAGAAGCCCCTCTGTGATGCTGTTCACCACTGCGCTGAGGTCCTCCACCGCCACCTTCATGAACTGGATGAACTGCTGGTTGATCTCCTCCACGTAGTCCTCGCCGTaggcctgcagcagctcctggggcagactggccaacagctgctgcttctgcaggtTCCAGAAGGCAGGGTCACATGTCGTCCCTGCAAGGAAACAGTCCCCATGAGCTGTGTGGGCCACCCGCTCCagtccccctgccatgggtgccagcagccccagtcACCTTCCAGCCTCACAGGAAAGTCCAGCTGAGACCCTGGCAAAGATTGCCATGAGGGAAGTACAGTACTAGCACCATCATGGCTCTTGGTAGCCTGAGATTGGACCAGGGGTCTTGGATCCTGCCTGCAGTGGGGATGCCGCTATCAGAAACGTGACTGAGCTGCTTTGACCAGTCCTAGTGGTATGGGATCTGCTGGCAGGACTTGATCTTGATGCTGTTTCCAATCCATCAGAGCCCAATGGCCACAGGATAGCCACTGTCCTGGTATGGCTGGAGATGCTCAGAAGCTGCATGCTTGCACCACCAACTACTCATCCCATTGTTCCATCTTCTGCCTCCCTGGGATCCCTGTCCTTTGCCCACAGGCACAGACAGGGAGCAGGCCCTCTTACCTGTTTTGTAGTAGCCGGGCAGGATGAGGCTGACTTTGatgccccagggctggagctcgCTGCGGAAGGTGTCCATGACCAGGCTGAGGGCTGCCTTTGAGGCCCCGTAAGCTGCCAGGCAGGGGAAGGGCATGTCACCTGGCACGAGTGAAAGAATGAGTGAGCCAGTgctccagcagggacagaggggagtGGGGGTAAAGGGCAGAGCTCGTGTAGGGCTGTATTCCTAGGCCCTGCTCAAGGAAATGGAGGATTAGTGTGTTTTAATGGGCAAAAAAAAGGGCAGGGGCGAGGAAGTTGGTTTTCCCACCCTGGCCGGGGCTGTGATCCCCAGTTGAGGCACATagcagctgggccaggctgaCTGTCAGCTCATTCTAGGGTTCCTGGTGCCAGTTGGCTGAGAAAGTTGGTGTGCCTGGGGGTTGGGAGCTGCACCACACCATGGGGCTGCTCAAGCCGTGCCTAGGCTGAGGGTGCCAGGGGTGCCATGCTGGAGGGAGGCTGctcacctgcagggctgctcacGGTGACAATGCGGCCGCCGGCAGAGcggagcaggggcagcagccccTTGGTGAGCTCCAGGGAGCCAAAGAAGTTCACCTCCATGCAGGTGCGGAACTTGCCCAGCGGTGAGAGCTCAGCATCAGCGATGGTGTCATTGAACCCGGCGTTGTTCACCAGGCCCCAGAGTCCTGTAGGGATGGGATGCTTGAAGAGGTGACCTGAATGGGGAAGCCCCACCCTGGGAttcccagctgcttcccaggctgaTTGGGATCCTGCAAGGGAATTGGGTGCCCCAGGACAAGAAGACAGCTTGGCAAAAGCTGTTGGCACAGGTGCCTACAGGGATGCAGCCCCCCGTAGAGACACATTTAGGTTTGCCACTGCcatgctggctgcaggctgaggTCCCAGGGAGTTCTGTGGGGTTGCGAAAGGCGGCTCCTACCTGTGCTGTTGGTGTGGGCCTGGATATGCTGCAGGACGCGCTGGATGTCCTCGGTCTTGGTCAGGTCCATCTGCAGCAGCGTCAGCCTCGTCGAGCAGCTCTGGCGCAGCTCCTGGGCACCAGGACTCTGCAGGTCCAGCACGCTGGCAAACACCCGAAAGCCCATGATGTCCAAGTGCCGGGCTGTTGCCTGCCCAAAGCCCGAGTCACATCCTGAAAGAGACAGGAAGAGCCTTGCAGTGGCCAGTGACAGCCAGTGTTTGTCTCCAGCTCCCAAAGATCCCTTAGCTCTGCCTCTCGGTCACTAGGAACCAACCCCAGGAACCAAACATCCACCCCAGCTTCAGTTTCCCTTGCCTGAGAACCACCTCGGCTCTCCACCCCGCTGTAGTTCCTGACTCACCAGAATGTGACCTTGCCCTGGGGCATTAGCAGGTCCCGGAGCTGCCGTTTTCTCTCTCTTGCGGGAGGAAGAAAACACTCCCTTTATCTGCAACCTCATCGCTCTGAGCACCTCCCAGATTTAAGGTGCAGGTAAACCTGCAGGCACCAGCAACGCACCGAActgcccagagccctgcagcgATGCGAGGCCATCAACCCTCAGAATAGCCTCTAAAAGCTCCATCAAGCACCATTCATAGCTGGCAATAAGGCTCAGTGGGAGACTTTTGCCGAATGCTTTTCGCCTCTCAGAAAGTGGTCAAGAGGCACAGGACCTCTTCGCCTGGCTGGGACATAAGGGGATTAAAAagggtgaggaaaaaaaaggattctgGCCTGCTCCTGCTACCCTGCATCCTTCAAGGGAGCATCCAAACGGGATGGACCACTCGGGAGAGTACTGGTGCTCCATGCCCGGTCTCAGCCTCATTTCCTCCATCTCTGCTCAAACAGGGGCACTACAGGTGACACTGTCACCCGCAAAGCCACCATCGGGGTGGCTGGGGG encodes:
- the HSD11B2 gene encoding 11-beta-hydroxysteroid dehydrogenase type 2 is translated as MEPGLERWAHGALWAALAGSLALRAARRAPGPGRGLGPPLGRGLVLPLALLAALQSLCRAWLPLPLGLALAAAAAGLLLWRAAPRGLLPVAGRAVLVTGCDSGFGQATARHLDIMGFRVFASVLDLQSPGAQELRQSCSTRLTLLQMDLTKTEDIQRVLQHIQAHTNSTGLWGLVNNAGFNDTIADAELSPLGKFRTCMEVNFFGSLELTKGLLPLLRSAGGRIVTVSSPAGDMPFPCLAAYGASKAALSLVMDTFRSELQPWGIKVSLILPGYYKTGTTCDPAFWNLQKQQLLASLPQELLQAYGEDYVEEINQQFIQFMKVAVEDLSAVVNSITEGLLAANPAVRYYPGQGLGIMYFIHRYLPYFVRDLFLKGFFINPKLPRALRREHHNDVKKA